The following nucleotide sequence is from Drosophila suzukii unplaced genomic scaffold, CBGP_Dsuzu_IsoJpt1.0 scf_4, whole genome shotgun sequence.
GATCTCATAACACATGTCGCATTTAATGTTGGGATCAATAATCTGTATCTGATAAACTTCAgccttttttattttgtgagATAAATTCGATCATTGGTGCACAATCGCCTCATCTAATGGATTCAAAACatatttataatttgttttattaaatcTCCTATATTTAACATTGCATTATTTGTTACCGTCTGATGATTTGTAGTTTCTAGAGGCGAATTCATTATGTCCGGTCTCTTATTATTTGTTCCAGCATGGCTGGTTGACGGTTCTGATGGATtcattttaagaattttttcaAAACCAGAAAATAATTCttccacttttttttttatttcccttacacaaaattctttattattaaaaaaaaaatgtatcgcTCACGAATCGTCTTCTCTAATTGTCTTCATGTTGCTTGATGATCCTGTTTTAAGGTCGTCCTTCTCTTGATTGATGATcctgttgttttttttttcaatttttaatttttgggtCTCCCTTCTTTGTAACTATTTTCTATTTGGCGAGGGATTAACCTTCAGCccgtttttaatttcaattgttttttgctgatgattttttttttttgatttgattattttttattttgcctAGCTGTCTAGAACAGTGCATTTTTTTGTTACAATCACTATTTGTAATTTGGATATCTTAATGGGATTTATCCATTAGTTATTTTCCACCTTAATGTTTTGAATCAACACAAACTGTTTTGCTTTCGTcggttgttttatttttaaggggattattacatttattattttatcaCTTTCGTCGGTTGTACCGGGCTTTTGGCAGAATTAATTCTTGTTTcactttaaattttttttagtttatgtTTTAAAGCCTCGTTTGAGACACGTTAAGCGCCCATTAACTTTCTTACtagagaatatttaaaaaaattaatttttattttttagcttTACTTagtcactattacaattttatagGTCGAACTTGTTTTATATTCACTGCTCTTTACTTTACACTCGATTCAACTCCTCGATTCGATTATCAAAAACAGACTGCCCCACCTcgagttcaatgatcaataatcaaacctcgggtGTAGAGATTTAtccaaaaattgtttatctaaAAATTGAATAAGAGAGTGAAAAGAGAGTCGGAGAAATAGGATGATGAAATTTGgcaattaaatttgaaattaaaattcgGCCGCAAATTtgtgtttacgttagcggatgTTGTTGATGAAGCATCAGGAGAGCCCCGGAAAGTGAtgtgagcgcaactccgaggagcgtgCCGATATTcaagccaggcggacggcgaatgtcgcacaaagtggacaacaaaagctccggctgatgttgttgatggtgcGTTAGGAGAGAGTCAGAAGATGAAGAGAGCGCAGTGAGAAACGCAAGCagctgccgatgttgttgcgAAAACGACTCCGACAAATGAGGAAAGGCTTGCAGACGATGTCCCGCAAAAGTATCGACGCCAGTGGCGTCGAACACTAGGGGTTTTTTGACGGCTGACTTGATGATGAAGTTGGCCCAGGCTCCGGCAAATTAGATAAAATTCCATCCCCTACCACAGTGGCCCGCTCTCTATGAATAAATCTTTTGACCTTAactgagttcggccagaaatcgtttttgaagaCTATATCGTAAAGCTGATCAGGGATACCAAGcttgaaatttacaaattttaaagtttgaaCGTCGACATCTTTTTTTACAAGCTTTGCACAAGTGAGAGAACTAGCATCCACCTTAAGCTTGGTggacacatattttaaaacagcatTCGGCTCTGTATCAGTTGCAAACTTTCCGACATGCAAAAATTTCTTGGTCGGCAAAACATGAAGGTCTTCGGCATTAGGAGCCACTCCAACAACATGTTTATtgggcttgttgttgttccttcTCCTCTTATTTCGAACTTGTATGAAATTTCCTCTCTCCATATCCAGAGCATGATTGGAAGGGTCAACGACCGCGGAAGccgtagcagcagcagccgcatatGACAGGGGAGCTGCAGCTACGTTGGTAGGCCTTGGTAGACGAGGTTTGGGATTTACATTCTGATTCAATGCATCATCTTTAGGGGGAAACGCCTCcatgaatttattttgaagGCCCTGATATAAGCGCTCCAGGGCTTTCAATTTTTCATCGAATTCATCTATTTTAGAATGCGAATCATTCGCAACCACACAGCTATCACATTGCCATAGTATATTTGGATTTAATAAGAGTTTGAGCACATCATCCGGTAGCGCTACGCAAGAAGTATGATAGGCGCGACGGCACAAAGCAGAGCAGCGAACAGCATCCGAAGCGCGAAGCTGGGCCAATGTAACATCGGTTTTGCACTCGGGACAGCGGGGAAGTAACATAGCGAGAATTTTAAGCACGTCTGGACGCAAAGAAAGCTAGATGACGATTTTAGCCTCACGGCTTTCATTTCAATTGGTTGATATACATGGAGAGGTGGTGTTACAAATTCGTGGTGGTGTTACAACATTTATCTCCTACATGTGTacgttttttttaattaaataaagcttaaacaTATACAGGAATAAAAGTGGTAGAGGAAGAGAAGAGATAGAAGTGTTCCGTTCCAGCGGGACTGCCGCAAAGCTATACTCCTTGCGTCGACTCCGCTCTCGACACCTTAGATCCTTCAGGATGCCAGCGGCCATGTTGGCTATCGCGTCCCACTTGCATTGGTTTTCCAGCATGCAGCTGATCACGATCTCCGCTGTCAGGTTACAATCGGTTATTGTTTCAGCTTCGGCTCGGTTCCTAGCGTATAGGGGGCAGATGAATAACGCGTGCTCCGCGTCTTCGATGCTTCCTGTGCCGCAGTGGTCGCAGAAGGGGTTTGGCTCGTGCTTAAACCTATGCAGGTATTCCTTAAAGCATCCGTGCCCGGAGATCATCTGCGTCTGTAGCGTCTGTAGACAGCTTTGCACTGGCGGCTGTATGTTGCGGTCTTCATAGCTTCGGCCCATATGGGTCCTTCTGATCCTTCTGCTGTGATGCTTTGGTCCTCGAGTATTGGCCATCATCCTTGAGATGGCTGCAGTCGATTTGAATGCTTTGGCTGCTGCGATCAGTACTCCAAGATACTTAATTGAGGCACTTGCCTTCTCCACAGCCTTCCTGCTGCTTATCAGCACTGCCTCCGTTTTGTGCTCGGCGACTGCTAACCCGTTGACTGCGAGCCAGCACATGAGGGTGTGTATCGAGAGGCTGCATCTATTCGTGATCTCTTCGATGGTTTTCGCTACCGTTACCAGCGCTATGTCGTCCGCAAATCCCACAACAGTGCATCCTTCGGGTAGTGCCTGCCTTAGGATCCCGTCGTACATGACGTTCCATAGTATCGGGCACAGGACTGTGCCTTCAGGTACTCCTCCTGTCACCTGGTACTCATGCTTTCCGACGTCAGAGGAATATGTGAGCACTCTGTCCTTTAAGTAGTCCGCTACCAGGTCGATCAGGTGGTCCGAGATTCCCATGCGATGAAGTGCTGGCAGGACAAGGTTCCAGTTGGCAGAGTTAAAGGCATTCTTGACGTCCAGGGTGCAGACGAGGCAGTACTCTTTTGAGCCATCTAGCCACCTTTCTCCTTCGATTGCGTTAGCAGCCAATTAGGTGACCGCTTGGATCGCGTCTTTCTTTTTCTCCGGAAGCCAAACTGATGGTCCGATATCGCTCTAAGTTGGTCGAGTTCTTTTTCGAGGTGGGTGCAGATTATGCGCTCGAAAATCTTCCCCGTTGTATTTAGCACACATAGGTGTCTGTACGAGGATGCGTCATCGTTTAACTTGCCCGGATTTGGGATAAGCACCAACCTTTGACGCTTCCAACCTATGGAGAAGGTTCGTTGGATGGGACACGTGTTGTACATCTCCGTGAATACACCCGGGTAGTTTGCCACCAATGTGAGCAGTGCGGCATTGGGAGTGCCATCGGGGCCAGGTGCTTTTTCGATCTTGGTTTTCAAAGCGCAGCCAGGACTTCGGCTTCGGTGGTAAGAACAGTATCGCCTTCCCCGGCGGCTTGCCAAGTAAGGGGCGGTTGCGTGGGGAACAGGGTGGACACTATTTGGCCAAGCTTTTGTTGTTTCCTCTGCTTTTCTGACACCTGCGCCGGGCCGCTAGGCAGTCTCTCCTCGCGCTGCCTATCTCGTCGTTCCACCATGGTACTGGTCTTCGCCCGTTACCACCTTTCGTGGCCTTCTCCATAGATGCGTCACACGCCGCCTTCACTCTATCGGCTATGTTTCTCGCGCATGTGTTACGGTCTCCTGTAACGCAGACGCCTTCCATGTGTGCTAGGAGGGACACTGTGTTAAGGGTGTGCGCTTTGCAGGTCGTTTGGCGGCTGCTTGGGGCGGCCAGTCTGGGGCTTGTCTGGGTGATGTTCAGGGCGTGGTCGCTGTGAGTGTAGCGAAGGTCAAGTCGATAATTGACTCCCGACCTGGTTTGCTGAAGGTTGGTCTGTTACCTTCGTTAAGTAAGCATACGTTTAGCGAAGCCACTGCCTCAAGGTGGATTGTTCCCCGCTTTGTCGTACTAGCGCTGCCCCATGTTGTGGACCATGCGTTGAAATCACCTGATATGAGGATAGGGCACCTACCGCGTGCGTCGTCAGCGATATCCTGCGTTATAATTCTTAACTCGCTAATGTGCACGCTCGGGGCTATGTAGCAGCTGTACCTTATGCATTTGTTATACCTTTAATTTTCGCTCTGGTGTATCGTGCCAATTGCTTTTCCAATTTAGTAATTTATCCCTATAAACTAATAATGATCAGTATATGGTTTGTGCAATTTACTAACTTATCCGTATAAACTAGTACTCAGGACTGTTGGACTGAATAAGCCTTTAAGCctgttttttatatcaaagTTATGGAGTCCCTGGATCTGGTAAAGGTCCTAGCACggtttttgtaaaatgaaTATTTACAGGATgtgcaaaaaaaatgtttcccGAGTGTGGCAACCTGCTAAAATAAACTTTCGCTGTCTTAGAACCcgaagaatctgcatgccgaATTATAGCTTTCATTGTTTCCGAGACCTCagtgttcatacggacggacaggcggtcatggctagatcgactcggttgTGATCCTGAGCaaaaatatgtatactttatagggtcggaaacgcttccttttacctgttacatactttccgacaaatcaagtgtacccttttactctactagTATCGGGCATAATGAAGAACCGCCATATTATGGAATATGGAAACCGCGTCTGGCATAAATATTAATCAACCTCTAAGCTCGACAAGAAAACTACTTGCTGTCCTCGACACCCCCGCAAAAATGGCCTTGAATCTATTGCTGACCGATATTTTAGTAGTTGGACCCGCGACCCAacaaaatcatattttaacTCTGCTTACACTGTTTTCGATCTGAAAAGTTAGGCATGACCGACTCTTACTCAAACCGAGATTTAAGTCTTCTCGGTTTCGAATAGTTTTTTAGAATGTGTGGTCTCGACATGAAGATGAAGACATCTTGGTTTCAGCATCGAGTCGATCTCGATTTCGAGATGAATCATTTTCGGATTCAATCATAAATCAGTCCTATACTGAGATTCCATTCTCAAATAAGAAagctacatttttttaaaactatatgTATTTTAGCCTCACGGCTTTCATTACAATTGGTTGATATACATGGAGAGGTGGTGTTACAAATTCGTGGTGGTGTTACAACATTTATCTCCTACATGTGTacgttttttttaattaaataaagcttaacCATATACAGGAATAAAAGTGGTAAAAGAAGAGAAGAGATAAAAGTGTTCCGTTCCCGCGGGACTGCCGCAAAGCTATACTCGTTGCGTCGACTCCGTTCTCGACACCTTAGATCCTTCAGGATGCCAGCGGCCATGTTGGCTATCGCGTCCCACTTGCATTGGTTTTCCAGCATGCAGCTGATCACGATCTCCGCTGTCAGGTTACAATCGGTTATTGTTTCAGCTTCGGCTCGGTTCCTAGCGTATAGGGGGCAGATGAATAACGCGTGCTCCGCGTCTTCGATGCTTCCTGTGCCGCAGTGGTCGCAGAAGGGGTTTGGCTCGTGCTTAAACCTATGCAGGTATTCCTTGAAGCATCCGTGCCCGGAGATCATCTGCGTCTGTAGCGTCTGTAGACAGCTTTGCACTCGCGGCTGTATGTTGCGGTCTTCATAGCTTCGGCCCATATGGGTCCTTCTGATCCTTCTGCTGTGATGCTTTGGTCCTCGAGTATTGGCCATCATCCTTGAGATGGCTGCAGTCGATTTGAATGCTTTGGCTGCTGCGATCAGTACTCCAAGATACTTAGTTGAGGCACTTGCCTTCTCCACAGCCTTCCTGCTGCTTATCAGCACTGCCTCCCTTTTGTGCTCGGCGACTGGTAACCCGTTGACTGCGAGCCAGCACATGAGGGTGTGTATCGAGAGGCTGCATCTATCCGTGATCTCTTCGATGGTTTTCGCTACCGTTACCAGCGCTATGTCGTCCGCAAATCCCACAACAGTGCATCCTTCGGGTAGTGCCTGCCTTAGGATCCCGTCGTACATGACGTTCCATAGTATCGGGCACAGGACTGTGCCTTCAGGTACTCCTCCTGTCACCTGGTACTCATGCTTCCCCGTTGTATTTAGCACACATAGGTGTCTGTACGAGGATGCGTCATCGTTTAACTTGCCCGGATTTGGGATAAGCACCAACCTTTGACGCTTCCAACCTATGGAGAAGGTTCGTTGGATGGGACACGTGTTGTACATCTCCGTGAATACACCCGGGTAGTTTGCCACCAATGTGAGCAGTGCGGCATTGGGAGTGCCATCGGGGCCAGGTGCTTTTTCGATCTTGGTTTTCAAAGCGCAGCCAGGACTTCGGCTTCGGTGGTAAGAACAGTATCGCCTTCCCCGGCGGCTTGCCAAGTAAGGGGCGGTTGCGTGGGGAACAGGGTGGACACTATTTGGCCAAGCTTTTGTTGTTTCCTCTGCTTTTCTGACACCTGCGCCGGGCCGCTAGGCAGTCTCTCCTCGCGCTGCCTATCTCGTCGTTCCACCATGGTACTGGTCTTCGCCCGTTACCACCTTTCGTGGCCTTCTCCATAGATGCGTCACACGCCGCCTTCACTCTATCGGCTATGTTTCTCGCGCATGTGTTACGGTCTCCTGTAACGCAGACGCCTTCCATGTGTGCTAGGAGGGACACTGTGTTAAGGGTGTGCGCTTTGCAGGTCGTTTGGCGGCTGCTTGGGGCGGCCAGTCTGGGGCTTGTCTGGGTGATGTTCAGGGCGTGGTCGCTGTGAGTGTAGCGAAGGTCAAGTCGATAATTGACTCCCGACCTGGTTTGCTGAAGGTTGGTCTGTTACCTTCGTTAAGTAAGCATACGTTTAGCGAAGCCACTGCCTCAAGGTGGATTGTTCCCCGCTTTGTCGTACTAGCGCTGCCCCATGTTGTGGACCATGCGTTGAAATCACCTGATATGAGGATAGGGCACCTACCGCGTGCGTCGTCAGCGATATCCTGCGTTATAATTCTTAACTCGCTAATGTGCACGCTCGGGGCTATGTAGCAGCTGTACCTTATGCATTATTTATACCTTTAATTTTCGCTCTGGTGTATCGTGCCAATTGCTTTTCCAATTTAGTAATTTATCCCTATAAACTAATAATGATCAGTATATGGTTTGTGCAATTTACTAACTTATCCGTATAAACTAGTACTCAGGACTGTTGGACTGAATAAGCCTTTAAGCCtgtttttttatatcaaaGTTATGGAGTCCCTGGATCTGGTAAAGGTCCTAGCACggtttttgtaaaatgaaTATTTACAGGATgtgcaaaaaaaatgtttcccGAGTGTGGCAACCTGCTAAAATAAACTTTCGCTGTCTTAGAACCcgaagaatctgcatgccgaATTATAGCTTTCATTGTTTCCGAGACCTCagtgttcatacggacggacaggcggtcatggctagatcgactcggttgTGATCCTGAGCaaaaatatgtatactttatagggtcggaaacgcttccttttacctgttacatactttccgacaaatcaagtgtacccttttactctactagTATCGGGCATAATGAAGAACCGCCATATTATGGAATATGGAAACCGCGTCTGGCATAAATATTAATCAACCTCTAAGCTCGACAAGAAAACTACTTGCTGTCCTCGACACCCCCGCAAAAATGGCCTTGAATCTATTGCTGACCGATATTTTAGTAGTTGGACCCGCGACCCAacaaaatcatattttaacTCTGCTTACACTGTTTTCGATCTGAAAAGTTAGGCATGACCGACTCTTACTCAAACCGAGATTTAAGTCTTCTCGGTTTCGAATAGTTTTTTAGAATGTGTGGTCTCGACATGAAGATGAAGACATCTTGGTTTCAGCATCGAGTCGATCTCGATTTCGAGATGAATCATTTTCGGATTCAATCATAAATCAGTCCTATACTGAGATTCCATTCTCAAATAAGAAagctacatttttttaaaactatatgTATTTTAGCCTCACGGCTTTCATTACAATTGGTTGATATACATGGAGAGGTGGTGTTACAAATTCGTGGTGGTGTTACAACATTTATCTCCTACATGTGTacgttttttttaattaaataaagcttaacCATATACAGGAATAAAAGTGGTAAAAGAAGAGAAGAGATAGAAGTGTTCCGTTCCCGCGGGACTGCCGCAAAGCTATACTCGTTGCGTCGACTCCGTTCTCGACACCTTAGATCCTTCAGGATGCCAGCGGCCATGTTGGCTATCGCGTCCCACTTGCATTGGTTTTCCAGCATGCAGCTGATCACGATCTCCGCTGTCAGGTTACAATCGGTTATTGTTTCAGCTTCGGCTCGGTTCCTAGCGTATAGGGGGCAGATGAATAACGCGTGCCCCGCGTCTTCGATGCTTCCTGTGCCGCAGTGGTCGCAGAAGGGGTTTGGCTCGTGCTTAAACCTATGCAGGTATTCCTTGAAGCATCCGTGCCCGGAGATCATCTGCGTCTGTAGCGTCTGTAGACAGCTTTGCACTCGCGGCTGTATGTTGCGGTCTTCATAGCTTCGGCCCATATGGGTCCTTCTGATCCTTCTGCTGTGATGCTTTGGTCCTCGAGTATTGGCCATCATCCTTGAGATGGCTGCAGTCGATTTGAATGCTTTGGCTGCTGCGATCAGTACTCCAAGATACTTAATTGAGGCACTTGCCTTCTCCACAGCCTTCCTGCTGCTTATCAGCACTGCCTCCCTTTTGTGCTCGGCGACTGGTAACCCGTTGACTGCGAGCCAGCACATGAGGGTGTGTATCGAGAGGCTGCATCTATCCGTGATCTCTTCGATGGTTTTCGCTACCGTTACCAGCGCTATGTCGTCCGCAAATCCCACAACAGTGCATCCTTCGGGTAGTGCCTGCCTTAGGATCCCGTCGTACATGACGTTCCATAGTATCGGGCACAGGACTGTGCCTTCAGGTACTCCTCCTGTCACCTGGTACTCATGCTTTCCGACGTCAGAGGAATATGTGAGCACTCTGTCCTTTAAGTAGTCCGCTACCAGGTCGATCAGGTGGTCCGAGATTCCCATGCGATGAAGTGCTGGCAGGACAAGGTTCCAGTTGGCAGAGTTAAAGGCATTCTTGACGTCCAGGGTGCAGACGAGGCAGTACTCTTTTGAGCCATCTAGCCACCTTTCTCCTTCGATTGCGTTAGCAGCCAATTAGGTGACCGCTTGGATCGCGTCTTTCTTTTTCTCCGGAAGCCAAACTGATGGTCCGATATCGCTCTAAGTTGGTCGAGTTCTTTTTCGAGGTGGGTGCAGATTATGCGCTCGAAAATCTTCCCCGTTGTATTTAGCACACATAGGTGTCTGAACGAGAATGCGTCATCGTTCAACTTGCCCGGATTTGGGATAAGCACCAACCTTTGACGCTTCCAACCAATGGAGAAGGTTCGTTGGATGGGACACGTGTTGTACATCTCCGTGAATACACCCGGGGTAGTTTGCCACCAATGTGTGCTGTGCGGCATTGGGAATGCCATCGGGGCCAGGGGCTTTTTCGGTCTTGGTTTTCCTTAGCGCAGCCAGGACTTCGGCTTCGGTGGTAAGAACAGTATCGCCTTCCCCGGTAGGTTGCCAAGTAAGGGGCGGCTGCGTGGGGAACAGGGTGGACACTATTTGGCCAAGCTGTAAGTGGCCGGTGGGGGTCGGCTGTCTGTTGAGCTTACCCATGACCATCCTGTATGCTGACCCGAATGGTTCTGCATCTGCCGCTTCGCACAGCTTCTGGAAGCATCTGGCCTTGCTAGCTTTGATCGCGCTCTTCAGCACCTTTCTCTTGGCTTTATAGGTTGTTTCCCTTAGCTCCTGATTTCCGCGTCCTCTGCTTCTCTGACACCTGCGCCGGGCCGCTAGGCAGTCTAATTGACTCCCGACCTGATTTGCTGAAGGTTGGTCTGTTACCTTCGTTAAGTAAGCATACGTTTAGCGAAGCCACTGCCTCAAGGTGGATTGTTCCCCGCTTTGTCGTACTAGCGCTGCCCCATGTTGTGGACCATGCGTTGAAATCACCTGATATGAGGATAGGGCACCTACCGCGTGCGTCGTCAGCGATCCTGCATTATAGCTCCGAACTCGCTAATGTGCACGCTCGGGGCTATGTAGCAGCTGTACCTTATACCTTTGTTATACCTTTGATTTTCGCTCTGGTGTATCCCGCCCTGGAAGCCCTTTGCGATAGGTGTCCTGGGGGCTGCccgcagctccatattgcTGCTCCGCCGTCCGAGCTATGTTGCCATACGACTTCATGCTTGTCCTTGTAGGGCTCGCTGAGTATTGCCACCTCAGCCTGCTGCTTGATGACCGTCTGTGCTAGCAGGTCCTGCGCCGCTCTGCAGTAATTTAGGTTGAGCTGCAGGACCTTAACCATTCTGTTTATCATTCATGGCTTTCCGGTACTCAGGGCAAATCCTGCTGAGGGTCGAGTGTTCGGCCTCTCCTCCAGATTTCCCGCTTCTTGTGCAGATGATGCATTTCGGTTTGCCCTGGGTACAAGTTTTATACTCGTGGCCATCCTTGCCACATCTGAAGCAGGATTTTGGCTGTTGCCTCTGACGCTGGGCATCTGACAGACATGTGACCTATTCCGACGTATATGGGTCGTCTGCCGCATAAGACAGAAAATGGAGCCCAGGCGATGCTACAAATGCATGGGAATAATCCACATGTCTGCCAGATGCCCAGCTTCCATGTGTGCCCAGCGTACATGTGTACGTAAatcaatatatttatatacaatGTACACTGTACAGATGTAAGAAAAGGAGTTAATAGAACGCATTTCTGATTTCGCTTTCTTATGAAAAACGTGCTCGAAAAAAAGCAGAATAAAATAACAGAACTTgtaaaaatttgattttactTACGTTATCTAATCGAACAGGCGGAGCCAGTTCTCCATTTTTTTGTCACTTTTGTTGTCACGTTAACCGAACATTGTACCAAAACGAAGAAGTGAATATCAGAGACGAAGAGTCGCAGCTCACTCCGATACCTTTTTGATAATTGCAAGAGAAGAGTCTCTCTCCTGTCACTCACTTCCCTCTTCAACAACCTCAAGCCCAGGATTGCTTTTTTATCAGAATACCAAAATCGAAATCGTACTCGTCTCGTTATCGAGAAGAAAAGgtgagaaaacaaaattctcAAACAGAGAAGAACCGATCTCGACTTTTTTCGTTCTCAATTTTTCTAAGTaagtatattcttgatcaggatcactagccgagtcgatctagccatgtccgtctgtccggatgaacgctgagatctcggaaactataaggctattgaaatttggcgtgctgatttctgagcttcttacgcagcgcaagtttgtttcagcaatgtgccacgcccactcttacgcccacaaaccgcccaaaactgtggctcctacagttttgatgctagaataaaaattttaactgaaatgtattgttctcatcaatacctatcgattgacccaaaaaaaagtttgccacgcccactctaacgcccacaaaccgcccaagcctgtgacgcccacagttttcatgctagataaaattttagctgaaatgaattggtcttgtcaatacctatcgattcatccaaaaaaaattttctctaacgcccataacgcttaaatctgtctaccgccggtaggtggcgtattttaatctcgctttgctgcttgcatatcgccatttccctttgggtcctttagctgagtaacgggtatctgatagtcgaggtactcgactatagcgttcttccttgtttttctaTATGTAGGCTGTCTTGCCGTGGATGGAAACTGCGTTGTGTCAACTTCGTCTATTTTTGTTTCAAATTGACTGAGATCATACAGTTAAGTTAGGAagataaacattttttttgtaaaaacttCAAACTGAAATACATGTTGTCCTAATAACACTAGTTTACAGCCAAAATGCCCCAAAGATGATggtagaaaaaaaatgttgtttgtgtgttcttttaaaaattaataaaaaaaatgttggtGTCTCCGTGTTTTATTTATATCTCAAGTTGCGCTTAAACAATTATGGTGATATATGTTTTAGTCTGAATCTTTAATGTCGCTCATTAATTTTTCTAAATAAATGAATAGGCTACATTGAGTGTATTGTAAGCTACAACTCGGCAAACTTTGAATATGTAAAATTTTTCACAATTTAGTGATCGTAGGGCGTCTGTTGATATCGACAAAGGTCCGACAAAAACAAAGACATGTACCATTTTAAAGTTATCGTCCAGACAAACCATAATTGGAAACAAAGAGCTAAGACCTAAAATTGAAAGAATTAAGATTGGGAAACCGGAGATCCATTATGTCCATTGACTTAGGTATTGAGTAACTAAGGGGTTAGGGAATATAAACAGCTAATTTTGTTCTAATTCAATCTtcagaataaataaataatttcacGCTTTTTTTTGATCGATTTTGTCGGGCAGAAAAAAAATCTCACCATATCAGGTACTCCGGAAATCACCATTTAGAAATTCAATTGTTTCACAAAATGTAATACAAATGTTTAGCCAATGCAAAATTATAAGTACTTACAGTCAAAATTGGCAGAGGTGGGTTCCAGAACAATATTTTCAACAAACAAACTAATACAACG
It contains:
- the LOC139354879 gene encoding uncharacterized protein isoform X1, producing the protein MYNTCPIQRTFSIGWKRQRLVLIPNPGKLNDDASSYRHLCVLNTTGKHEYQVTGGVPEGTVLCPILWNVMYDGILRQALPEGCTVVGFADDIALVTVAKTIEEITDRCSLSIHTLMCWLAVNGLPVAEHKREAVLISSRKAVEKASASTKYLGVLIAAAKAFKSTAAISRMMANTRGPKHHSRRIRRTHMGRSYEDRNIQPRVQSCLQTLQTQMISGHGCFKEYLHRFKHEPNPFCDHCGTGSIEDAEHALFICPLYARNRAEAETITDCNLTAEIVISCMLENQCKWDAIANMAAGILKDLRCRERSRRNEYSFAAVPRERNTFISSLLLPLLFLYMVKLYLIKKNVHM
- the LOC139354879 gene encoding uncharacterized protein isoform X2 produces the protein MGISDHLIDLVADYLKDRVLTYSSDVGKHEYQVTGGVPEGTVLCPILWNVMYDGILRQALPEGCTVVGFADDIALVTVAKTIEEITDRCSLSIHTLMCWLAVNGLPVAEHKREAVLISSRKAVEKASASIKYLGVLIAAAKAFKSTAAISRMMANTRGPKHHSRRIRRTHMGRSYEDRNIQPRVQSCLQTLQTQMISGHGCFKEYLHRFKHEPNPFCDHCGTGSIEDAGHALFICPLYARNRAEAETITDCNLTAEIVISCMLENQCKWDAIANMAAGILKDLRCRERSRRNEYSFAAVPRERNTSISSLLLPLLFLYMVKLYLIKKNVHM